In Anabaena sphaerica FACHB-251, a genomic segment contains:
- a CDS encoding iron uptake porin: MKVNLPNFGRVGLLCLLSGFLPIQAMAVNSPQQDSPTGNQKQQSADLSTSSPLVLASEAIEQVTSVSQLSDVQPTDWAFRALQSLIEQHGCIAGYPNGTYRGNRALTRYEFAAGLNACLDRVNELITSTGEPFTKQDLATLQKLQEEFSAELATLRGRVDAVEARTAELEANQFSTTTKLSGEAIIAAIGARGGTTGSDPNIILTNRVRLNLTTSFTGKDLLITGLQAHNFLGGAGSLQNSLGLSPSGLSDSSARTGFEPQFPGLDVKTLSGVGANSVELYKLLYIFPVAEKLTLFAGTAAEVSDAFPAITPFYGEGQESISRFGNLNPVLRVSGGTSGSGLASAAGFIYSFSPKLDLRALYGSVNANLPQNQGFPGTPLGAGVFNGSSVIATQLTFKPTKAIDVGLNYANSYHQINILGTGLTSHDTGALPGVPLDTPVKINSVGGTLTWRFSPQVALSGYGAAMFVDDSSNNFDASTTFTSWMVGLHLKDLLQKGNTAGLIFGQPLYSSASVAPSVRATPYHLEGYYRFRINDNVSITPGAFVLFNPEGDSTNRTTAVGVLRTTFTF; this comes from the coding sequence ATGAAAGTAAATTTACCGAATTTTGGTAGAGTAGGTTTACTCTGCTTACTTTCTGGATTTTTGCCTATACAGGCTATGGCTGTTAATAGCCCCCAACAAGATTCACCTACTGGCAATCAAAAACAACAAAGTGCTGATTTATCCACATCATCACCCCTAGTCCTAGCATCAGAGGCGATAGAACAAGTAACATCTGTATCCCAACTTTCAGATGTACAGCCTACAGATTGGGCTTTTCGTGCATTACAGTCTTTAATCGAGCAACACGGCTGTATTGCCGGGTATCCAAATGGTACATATCGTGGCAACCGTGCGTTGACTCGCTATGAATTCGCTGCTGGTTTAAATGCTTGTTTAGACAGAGTTAACGAATTAATTACCAGTACAGGGGAGCCATTCACAAAACAAGATTTAGCTACTCTGCAAAAACTGCAAGAAGAATTTTCAGCCGAACTGGCAACACTCAGAGGTAGAGTTGATGCAGTAGAGGCACGCACAGCAGAATTAGAAGCAAATCAGTTTTCCACCACAACCAAATTGAGTGGTGAAGCCATTATTGCCGCTATCGGTGCTAGAGGTGGTACTACCGGATCAGATCCAAATATCATTCTCACTAACAGAGTCCGTTTAAACCTCACCACCAGTTTTACAGGTAAAGACTTACTCATTACCGGGTTACAAGCTCATAATTTCTTAGGTGGTGCTGGTAGTCTCCAGAATAGTTTGGGATTATCCCCATCAGGATTGAGTGATAGTAGTGCGCGAACCGGCTTTGAACCCCAATTTCCTGGTCTTGATGTAAAAACTTTATCTGGGGTGGGTGCAAACTCAGTAGAACTTTATAAACTGCTGTATATCTTCCCTGTAGCCGAAAAATTAACCTTGTTTGCGGGAACTGCGGCGGAAGTTTCCGATGCTTTTCCGGCTATCACTCCCTTTTATGGAGAAGGACAAGAATCTATTTCTCGTTTTGGTAACTTAAACCCTGTTCTTCGTGTTTCTGGTGGTACTTCCGGTTCTGGTTTAGCATCTGCGGCCGGTTTTATTTATAGTTTTTCACCAAAGCTGGATTTAAGAGCTTTGTATGGTAGTGTTAATGCCAACCTTCCTCAAAACCAAGGTTTTCCAGGTACACCTCTAGGCGCTGGTGTATTTAATGGTAGTAGTGTCATTGCAACCCAATTAACTTTTAAACCCACCAAAGCTATAGATGTGGGATTAAACTACGCCAATAGTTATCACCAGATTAATATTTTAGGTACTGGTTTAACCAGTCATGATACTGGGGCTTTACCTGGTGTTCCATTGGACACACCTGTAAAAATTAACTCCGTTGGTGGAACTTTAACCTGGCGGTTTTCCCCGCAAGTAGCTTTATCTGGTTATGGTGCAGCAATGTTTGTTGATGACTCCTCCAACAATTTTGACGCTTCCACAACTTTCACCAGTTGGATGGTAGGTTTGCATCTCAAGGATTTGCTACAAAAAGGTAATACAGCAGGTTTGATTTTTGGACAGCCTCTTTATAGTAGTGCGTCAGTTGCACCATCAGTTAGAGCCACACCTTATCATCTAGAAGGTTATTACCGTTTTCGGATTAATGACAATGTGAGCATTACTCCTGGTGCATTTGTCCTGTTCAACCCGGAAGGAGACAGCACCAACCGCACGACAGCTGTAGGTGTACTCCGTACTACCTTTACTTTTTAG
- a CDS encoding DUF2811 domain-containing protein: MNTTVSIFTVIPEPLHESLTNYLETHPDWDQTRVLTAALSLFLLQNGDSDRHAARIYLETLFHQC; the protein is encoded by the coding sequence ATGAACACAACCGTTAGTATCTTTACAGTGATTCCCGAACCACTCCACGAATCCCTAACAAACTACCTAGAAACTCATCCTGATTGGGATCAAACCCGCGTATTGACTGCGGCGCTATCGCTGTTTTTGCTCCAAAATGGAGATAGCGATCGCCACGCTGCTCGTATCTATTTAGAAACTTTGTTTCATCAGTGCTGA